A portion of the Candidatus Binatia bacterium genome contains these proteins:
- a CDS encoding GDSL-type esterase/lipase family protein produces the protein MTATPKHQKTYSGAPVLEIEAVGNLVFIAQTDPAGLQIYQRASDGKRGLLKHGHARISGQPTAVAGTALRAFVATTDPESELAILNLNDLDHPSVVGTYDAPSQQSGTAIFASGNSVYLGTTEDPTAPEVFILDVSEMSAPQQTASFDLRESVTEIHVEGGFAYIGSRKGLHILSIEDLSALKEVAFLPVGHVTGLDINSGRALLTTASPDENFFVIDLEEPESASTLHSGVVGTEATDIEAYHDTAYVSGRDGIYILDTSSEPNIIGSHETAAPLNALDIAHGTLYAISTEDRTLVVLDPGVASGQAISDLNGDGEILISHLGDSNTALEWSGLETWSEVSQRLYDREGLDWKIDATQAIGGATVADFGIFLPPRHLAAWSQLERTLKGPTPDVFIFSFVTNDMRFWSEGMLPHKSIREIAGAYREHAASIATFDPEIPIFITTSTPLHHNSDRQLRFNLSAMNDAIFEAYPARQIIDTFSALDSQIDLGEDGIHLSQAGHDLRAELVVQKLTLGQ, from the coding sequence GTGACAGCTACACCTAAGCACCAGAAGACTTATAGCGGTGCGCCCGTCCTGGAAATCGAGGCCGTCGGCAATCTCGTTTTCATCGCCCAGACGGACCCGGCAGGCCTGCAGATCTACCAACGCGCCTCGGACGGCAAGCGCGGCCTTCTGAAGCACGGCCACGCTCGAATCTCCGGCCAGCCAACTGCCGTTGCCGGTACAGCCTTGCGAGCCTTCGTTGCCACCACAGATCCTGAATCCGAACTTGCGATCCTCAACCTCAACGACCTTGACCACCCCAGCGTCGTTGGCACTTACGATGCACCGAGCCAACAATCGGGAACCGCCATTTTCGCTTCCGGAAACTCCGTTTATTTAGGAACCACCGAGGATCCCACCGCTCCCGAAGTCTTCATTCTGGACGTATCGGAGATGAGCGCACCGCAGCAAACCGCCTCCTTCGACCTGCGCGAGAGTGTCACCGAAATTCACGTGGAGGGTGGCTTTGCCTATATTGGATCGCGGAAGGGTCTCCATATTCTGTCGATCGAGGATCTGTCGGCGCTGAAGGAGGTTGCGTTCCTGCCCGTCGGTCACGTTACCGGGCTCGACATAAACAGTGGGCGTGCCCTTTTGACGACCGCCAGCCCCGACGAGAACTTCTTCGTCATCGATCTCGAAGAACCGGAGTCCGCAAGCACCTTGCACTCGGGAGTGGTCGGAACGGAGGCAACGGACATCGAGGCTTATCACGACACAGCCTATGTCTCAGGTCGAGATGGAATTTATATCCTGGATACTTCGTCGGAGCCCAACATCATCGGATCCCATGAAACAGCGGCGCCATTGAATGCGCTCGACATCGCCCACGGCACCTTGTACGCGATCTCCACTGAGGACCGAACACTTGTCGTCCTCGACCCCGGCGTTGCTTCCGGTCAGGCGATCTCCGACCTAAACGGAGACGGTGAAATCCTCATCAGCCACCTCGGCGACTCCAACACCGCGCTGGAATGGTCCGGTCTGGAGACCTGGTCCGAAGTATCTCAGCGACTCTATGATCGCGAGGGCCTCGACTGGAAAATCGATGCGACACAAGCAATTGGAGGCGCGACCGTTGCAGATTTCGGAATCTTTCTCCCACCTCGCCACCTTGCCGCATGGAGCCAGCTCGAACGGACGCTGAAGGGTCCGACACCGGACGTGTTCATCTTTTCCTTTGTGACCAACGATATGCGCTTCTGGTCCGAAGGCATGCTCCCTCATAAAAGCATCCGGGAGATTGCCGGCGCCTACCGAGAGCATGCTGCGTCGATCGCGACCTTCGATCCCGAGATTCCAATCTTCATCACGACTTCGACGCCTCTTCATCACAACTCGGATCGTCAATTGCGTTTCAACCTCTCAGCCATGAATGACGCGATCTTCGAGGCCTACCCTGCGAGGCAAATCATCGACACGTTCTCGGCACTGGACTCGCAGATAGATCTTGGAGAAGACGGAATTCATCTCTCTCAGGCCGGGCATGACCTCCGAGCAGAACTGGTCGTTCAAAAACTGACTCTCGGGCAATAA